In Bradyrhizobium sp. CCBAU 051011, the following are encoded in one genomic region:
- a CDS encoding (2Fe-2S)-binding protein gives MTQTTMRLTVNGKAYDVGAAPDTALLYVLRNDLELNGPKYGCGLGECGACAVLIDGVAARSCVIPIEGCIGRDIVTLEGLGTREHPDPVQQAFISEQAAQCGYCLNGMIITTKALLLRSPRPSEDEVLEALRHHLCRCGAHVEIMRAAMRAAGRAVEAQT, from the coding sequence ATGACGCAGACCACGATGCGCCTGACCGTCAACGGCAAAGCGTACGATGTCGGCGCCGCTCCGGACACTGCATTGCTTTACGTGCTTCGCAACGACCTCGAACTGAACGGACCGAAATACGGCTGCGGGCTCGGCGAATGCGGCGCCTGCGCCGTGCTGATCGACGGCGTTGCCGCGCGCTCCTGCGTGATCCCGATCGAGGGCTGCATCGGCCGCGACATTGTGACGCTCGAAGGACTCGGCACGCGCGAACATCCCGATCCCGTGCAGCAGGCCTTCATCAGCGAACAGGCCGCGCAATGCGGCTATTGCCTCAACGGCATGATCATCACGACCAAGGCCCTGTTGCTGCGCTCCCCTCGCCCGTCGGAGGACGAAGTGCTGGAAGCGCTGCGTCATCATCTCTGCCGCTGCGGTGCTCATGTCGAAATCATGCGTGCGGCAATGCGAGCTGCAGGCCGTGCGGTTGAGGCGCAGACCTGA
- a CDS encoding O-acetylhomoserine aminocarboxypropyltransferase translates to MPAPKPPAFETLSLHAGQRPDPATGARAVPIYQTTSYVFQDSDHAAALFNLERAGHIYTRISNPTTAVLEERLAALEAGVGAICTASGMAALHLAIATILNAGDHIVASSSLYGGTINLLAHTLPRFGITTTFVKPRALDEFRAAIRPNTRLVIGETIGNPGMEVLDIPDVAQIAHDAKIPLLIDNTFATPFLSRPIELGADIVMNSATKWIGGHGIAIGGVIVDGGRFDWHASGKFPQLTEPYAGYHGIVFDEQFGQAAFIMRARTEGLRDFGACLSPTNAFQLLQGVETLGVRMERHMSNTLAVLEALTANKAVDWVLHPALENHPDHQLAKRLLPRGAGSIVSFGIKGGRAAGKKFIESLRMISHLANVGDAKTLVIHPASTTHQQMDAAQLKAAGIGEELVRLSVGIETVSDIIDDLGQALRASQKV, encoded by the coding sequence ATGCCCGCACCCAAGCCGCCTGCCTTTGAAACCCTGAGCCTGCATGCCGGCCAGCGCCCGGATCCCGCCACCGGCGCCCGCGCCGTTCCGATCTACCAGACCACGTCCTACGTGTTCCAGGATTCCGACCATGCCGCGGCGCTGTTCAATCTCGAGCGCGCCGGCCACATCTACACGCGCATTTCCAATCCAACGACGGCGGTGCTCGAGGAGCGGCTCGCCGCGCTGGAAGCCGGCGTCGGCGCGATCTGCACGGCGAGCGGCATGGCCGCACTGCATCTGGCGATCGCAACGATCCTCAACGCCGGCGACCACATCGTCGCCTCCTCTTCGCTCTACGGCGGCACGATCAACCTCTTGGCCCACACGCTGCCGCGCTTCGGCATCACGACGACGTTCGTCAAGCCGCGTGCGCTTGATGAATTCCGCGCCGCGATCAGGCCGAACACGCGGCTCGTGATCGGCGAGACCATCGGCAATCCCGGGATGGAAGTGCTAGATATTCCTGATGTCGCGCAGATCGCACATGACGCGAAGATTCCGCTTCTGATCGACAACACCTTTGCGACGCCATTCCTCAGCCGCCCGATCGAGCTCGGCGCCGATATCGTGATGAACTCGGCGACCAAGTGGATCGGCGGCCACGGCATTGCGATCGGCGGCGTCATTGTCGATGGCGGACGGTTCGACTGGCACGCCTCCGGCAAATTCCCGCAGCTCACCGAACCCTATGCCGGCTATCACGGCATCGTCTTCGACGAACAGTTCGGCCAGGCCGCCTTCATCATGCGCGCCCGAACCGAAGGCCTGCGCGACTTCGGCGCCTGCCTGTCGCCGACCAACGCATTCCAACTGCTCCAGGGTGTGGAGACACTCGGCGTTCGCATGGAGCGCCACATGAGCAATACGCTCGCGGTGCTTGAGGCGCTGACCGCCAACAAGGCGGTCGACTGGGTGCTGCATCCGGCGCTGGAAAATCATCCCGATCATCAGCTTGCGAAGCGGCTGCTGCCGCGCGGCGCGGGGTCGATCGTCTCTTTCGGCATCAAGGGCGGGCGCGCAGCGGGCAAAAAATTCATCGAGTCCTTACGGATGATCAGCCACCTCGCCAATGTCGGCGACGCCAAGACGCTGGTCATTCATCCCGCCAGCACCACGCATCAGCAGATGGACGCCGCGCAACTCAAGGCCGCAGGCATTGGCGAGGAGCTGGTGCGGCTGTCGGTCGGTATCGAAACCGTCTCCGACATCATCGACGATCTCGGCCAGGCGCTTCGCGCATCGCAGAAGGTTTAA
- a CDS encoding S1C family serine protease has translation MLDFTSNIADDELSSRTAESAQDNDRALLDAYSNAVIDVTERVGPAVVRVETGPKVRSARERGGLGSGIVISPDGLVLTNSHVVGSAKEIRLRDTEGFVTDAHVLGVDPDTDLALLRADGARDLRYASLGNSKSLRRGQLVVAIGNPLGFESTVTAGVVSALGRSIRSVSGRTIEDVIQTDAALNPGNSGGPLVSSASEVIGINTAIISGAQGICFAVASNTAQFVLSEIIRHGYVRRAYIGVAGQTAPIPRRHAVVAGVDNKMGALLAQIEPDSPAAKAGLLPGDVVIRLDGVEINGVDDLIRALDRDRIGRTLAMDVLRMGRLRAVDIHPVERKPAARQ, from the coding sequence ATGTTGGATTTTACCTCAAATATCGCCGATGACGAGCTGTCATCGCGAACGGCCGAGTCTGCCCAGGATAACGACCGGGCTCTGCTCGATGCCTATTCCAATGCCGTCATCGACGTCACCGAACGCGTCGGTCCCGCGGTCGTGCGTGTCGAAACCGGGCCGAAGGTACGCAGTGCGCGCGAGCGCGGCGGGCTTGGTTCGGGCATCGTCATCTCGCCCGATGGTCTCGTGCTGACCAACAGCCACGTGGTCGGGTCGGCGAAAGAGATCCGTCTGCGCGACACTGAAGGCTTCGTCACCGACGCGCACGTGCTCGGCGTCGATCCCGACACTGATCTGGCGCTGTTGCGCGCCGATGGCGCGCGCGATCTGCGCTATGCCTCGCTCGGCAATTCCAAGAGCCTGCGCCGCGGCCAGCTCGTGGTCGCGATCGGCAATCCGCTTGGGTTCGAATCGACGGTGACCGCCGGCGTGGTTTCCGCGCTCGGCCGCTCGATCCGCTCGGTGAGCGGGCGGACCATCGAGGACGTGATCCAGACCGATGCCGCGCTCAATCCCGGCAATTCCGGCGGGCCGCTGGTGTCGTCGGCATCTGAGGTGATCGGCATCAACACTGCGATCATCAGCGGCGCGCAGGGCATCTGCTTTGCGGTCGCCAGCAACACCGCGCAGTTCGTGCTGTCGGAGATCATCCGCCACGGCTATGTCCGCCGCGCCTATATCGGCGTCGCTGGCCAGACCGCGCCGATTCCGCGGCGCCATGCGGTGGTCGCCGGCGTCGACAACAAGATGGGCGCGCTGCTGGCGCAGATCGAGCCGGACAGCCCGGCGGCAAAAGCCGGCCTGTTGCCGGGCGATGTCGTGATCAGGTTGGACGGCGTCGAGATCAACGGCGTCGACGATCTGATCCGCGCCCTCGACCGCGACCGCATCGGCCGCACGCTGGCAATGGACGTGCTGCGGATGGGCCGCCTGCGTGCTGTCGACATTCATCCGGTGGAGCGGAAGCCGGCGGCGAGGCAGTAA
- a CDS encoding molybdopterin cofactor-binding domain-containing protein has translation MTAPNSPGDRERPQGTLSVFRPASPVEAVKFETFIKITADGSVTAYNGHVDLGTGIRTALGQIVAEELDVSFARVVVVLGDTSLVPNQGATIASETIQITAVPLRKAAAQARQFLVARAAARLELPIEDIIVEDGLIRGKDNRSISYGELIAGETIRLELSDDVPVKPASAYSIVGRSVPRVDLPAKATGELVYVHDMRVPGMLHGRVVRPPYAGVDVGDFIGNSLIAVDESSVRDIPGIVAVVRIGDFVGIVAEREENAIKAAAQLKVSWKPVPTLPDLKDIETALRANPSTPRTLIDKGNIEAAIAGAAKPMQRTYIWPYQMHASIGPSCAVADYQEDETRVWSGTQNPHHLRTELARLIHRREAEIEVIRMEAAGCYGRNCADDVSADAVLLSRAVGRPVRVQLTREQEHAWEPKGTAQLMDVNGGLNADGSVAGYDFATRYPSNGAPTLALLLTGTIPHTPVVFEMGDRTAIPPYDYENLRVVANDMPPIVRAAWLRGVSALPNTFAHESWIDECADEAGVDPIEYRLRYLKDPRAVDLVNAVAERAGWKPRPVRQEPVAEGDIVRGRGFAYALYVHSKFPGYGAAWSAWIADVAVNKATGDVSVTRVVAGQDSGLMINPDGVRHQIHGNVIQSTSRALMEEVSFDRTSVTAREWGAYPIIKFPEVPEIDVLMLPRQDQPPLGVGESASVPSAAAIANAIYDATGVRFRELPFTPERILRGLRGEEQAAPEALPAPSPQPAPSSRTWQNPFTIRGSVFATAAALCAAMIGIGAATLPWRAIAPIARPDASVYSAATIARGQQLAALGDCAVCHTATNGVLNAGGKPLPTPFGTIYSTNITPDVETGIGAWSYPAFERAMREGIHRDGRHLYPAFPYTHFAKTTDADMQALYAYLMAQPAVRAETPQNALAFPFNLRPLMAGWNALFHQPAVFQPDPTKSEIWNRGAYLVEGLGHCSACHSPRNALGAEMAGAHLAGGFAEGWEAPALTSLSQAPIPWNEDELYAYLRTGESRFHGVAAGPMAPVVKELAALPDSDIRAMAIYLASFNAASIDRATQEALAAKLEASTVTRASAASGVGARIYQGACAVCHEVGGAPLFGSRPSLALNSNLHSAAPDNLVQVILHGIAKPATTDLGYMPAFRDSLTDGQVAELVGYLRQQFAPDKPVWKDIHAAIDRIRREHVR, from the coding sequence ATGACAGCGCCGAATTCTCCCGGGGATCGTGAACGGCCGCAGGGGACGCTGTCGGTCTTTCGTCCCGCCTCACCCGTCGAGGCCGTCAAGTTCGAGACATTCATCAAGATCACCGCTGACGGATCGGTCACAGCCTATAACGGCCATGTCGATCTCGGCACCGGCATCCGCACCGCGCTCGGCCAGATCGTCGCGGAGGAGCTTGACGTCTCCTTTGCCCGTGTCGTCGTTGTACTTGGCGATACATCGCTTGTTCCCAATCAGGGCGCAACGATTGCCAGCGAAACAATCCAGATCACCGCCGTGCCGTTGCGCAAGGCCGCAGCACAGGCGCGGCAGTTTCTGGTCGCGCGCGCCGCGGCGAGACTGGAACTTCCGATTGAGGATATCATCGTTGAAGACGGCCTGATCCGCGGCAAGGACAATCGCAGCATCAGCTATGGCGAACTGATTGCGGGTGAGACCATCCGCCTTGAACTGTCGGACGACGTTCCGGTCAAGCCCGCCAGCGCCTACAGCATCGTCGGTCGATCCGTTCCGCGCGTCGATCTGCCGGCGAAGGCAACAGGCGAACTGGTGTACGTCCACGATATGCGCGTTCCCGGCATGCTGCACGGCCGCGTCGTCCGTCCGCCCTATGCCGGCGTCGATGTCGGCGACTTCATCGGCAACAGCCTGATTGCGGTCGACGAGTCCTCGGTACGCGACATCCCCGGAATTGTTGCTGTCGTCAGGATTGGCGATTTCGTTGGCATCGTCGCCGAGCGCGAGGAGAATGCGATCAAGGCGGCGGCGCAGCTCAAGGTGAGCTGGAAGCCAGTGCCGACGCTGCCCGACCTGAAGGACATCGAGACTGCGCTGCGCGCCAATCCGTCGACACCGCGAACGCTGATCGACAAGGGTAACATCGAGGCGGCGATCGCAGGCGCGGCCAAGCCGATGCAGCGCACTTATATCTGGCCCTACCAGATGCACGCCTCGATCGGCCCATCCTGCGCGGTCGCCGACTATCAGGAGGACGAGACCAGGGTCTGGTCCGGGACGCAGAATCCGCACCATTTGCGCACCGAGCTGGCACGGCTGATCCATCGCCGCGAAGCCGAGATCGAGGTGATCCGAATGGAGGCCGCCGGCTGCTACGGCCGCAACTGCGCCGATGACGTCTCTGCCGATGCGGTGCTGCTATCGCGCGCCGTCGGCCGGCCCGTTCGCGTGCAGTTGACGCGCGAGCAGGAGCACGCCTGGGAGCCCAAGGGCACCGCACAATTGATGGACGTCAACGGCGGATTGAACGCCGACGGCAGCGTCGCCGGTTACGACTTCGCGACCCGCTATCCATCGAACGGTGCGCCGACGCTGGCGCTGCTGCTGACCGGCACCATCCCGCACACGCCTGTTGTGTTCGAGATGGGCGATCGCACCGCGATCCCGCCCTACGATTACGAGAATCTGCGGGTGGTGGCGAACGACATGCCGCCGATCGTGCGCGCCGCGTGGCTGCGCGGCGTCTCGGCGCTGCCGAATACCTTTGCGCATGAATCCTGGATCGACGAATGCGCTGATGAAGCCGGCGTCGACCCGATCGAATACCGCCTGCGCTACCTGAAGGACCCGCGCGCCGTCGATCTCGTCAATGCTGTGGCCGAGCGCGCCGGCTGGAAGCCGCGGCCGGTGCGGCAGGAGCCGGTGGCCGAGGGCGATATCGTGCGCGGGCGCGGCTTTGCCTATGCGCTCTATGTCCACAGCAAGTTTCCCGGTTACGGCGCGGCATGGTCGGCATGGATCGCCGACGTCGCGGTGAACAAGGCCACCGGCGATGTCAGCGTGACGCGGGTAGTGGCAGGCCAGGACTCCGGCCTGATGATCAATCCGGACGGCGTCCGCCATCAGATCCACGGCAACGTCATCCAGTCGACCAGCCGTGCGCTGATGGAGGAAGTATCGTTCGACCGAACGTCCGTGACGGCGCGCGAGTGGGGCGCCTACCCCATCATCAAATTCCCCGAAGTGCCTGAGATCGACGTGCTGATGCTGCCGCGGCAGGACCAGCCGCCGCTCGGCGTCGGCGAGTCTGCGTCCGTACCCAGTGCGGCCGCCATTGCCAACGCAATCTACGATGCGACTGGCGTGCGCTTCCGTGAATTGCCATTCACACCGGAACGCATTTTGCGAGGCCTGCGCGGCGAGGAGCAGGCAGCGCCGGAAGCATTGCCCGCACCGTCTCCGCAACCCGCTCCCTCATCGCGCACATGGCAGAATCCGTTCACCATACGCGGCAGCGTGTTTGCAACCGCCGCGGCCCTCTGCGCCGCCATGATAGGCATCGGCGCCGCGACGCTGCCGTGGCGCGCAATCGCGCCGATCGCGCGTCCCGATGCGTCCGTCTATTCGGCCGCGACCATCGCGCGCGGCCAGCAACTCGCCGCGCTCGGCGATTGCGCGGTCTGCCACACCGCAACAAACGGCGTCCTCAATGCCGGCGGCAAGCCGCTGCCGACGCCGTTCGGTACGATCTATTCGACCAACATCACGCCCGATGTCGAGACCGGCATCGGTGCGTGGTCCTATCCGGCGTTCGAGCGCGCCATGCGCGAGGGCATCCATCGCGACGGCAGGCATCTCTATCCCGCGTTCCCCTACACTCATTTCGCCAAGACCACCGACGCCGACATGCAGGCGCTCTACGCCTATCTGATGGCGCAGCCGGCGGTGCGTGCGGAGACGCCGCAGAATGCGCTGGCGTTTCCGTTCAACCTTCGTCCGCTGATGGCGGGATGGAATGCGCTCTTCCACCAACCCGCGGTTTTTCAACCTGATCCCACCAAGTCCGAGATCTGGAATCGCGGCGCCTATCTCGTCGAAGGCCTCGGCCATTGCAGCGCCTGCCATTCGCCGCGCAATGCGCTCGGCGCGGAAATGGCTGGCGCTCATCTTGCCGGAGGATTCGCCGAGGGCTGGGAAGCGCCGGCACTGACCTCGCTCTCGCAGGCACCGATCCCATGGAACGAAGACGAGTTGTACGCCTATTTACGAACCGGCGAGTCGCGCTTTCACGGCGTCGCTGCGGGGCCGATGGCGCCGGTGGTGAAGGAGCTCGCCGCATTGCCGGATTCCGATATCCGCGCCATGGCGATCTATCTCGCTTCGTTCAACGCCGCATCGATAGATCGCGCGACGCAGGAGGCGCTCGCCGCAAAACTGGAGGCCTCGACCGTCACGCGCGCGTCAGCCGCCTCTGGTGTCGGCGCCCGGATCTACCAGGGCGCCTGCGCCGTGTGCCACGAGGTCGGCGGTGCGCCGCTGTTCGGCAGCCGGCCGTCGCTGGCGCTGAACAGCAATCTGCACAGCGCCGCGCCTGACAATCTGGTTCAGGTCATCCTGCACGGCATCGCCAAGCCAGCCACAACGGACCTCGGCTACATGCCGGCCTTCAGGGACAGCCTGACCGACGGCCAGGTCGCCGAACTCGTCGGCTATCTCAGGCAACAATTTGCTCCGGATAAGCCGGTCTGGAAGGATATTCATGCTGCGATTGACCGTATCCGGCGGGAACATGTGCGCTGA
- a CDS encoding UPF0280 family protein translates to MKRLPQMALLPDGKRLHLQDGPIDLIIEAKGTEREVRAAYEAAARRFTGLLDELCGELVELRTAADPARCTLNGVVARRMHAAVAPFAAEHFITPMAAVAGSVAEEILDAMLGAARPDRAYVNNGGDIALYLTGAEQFTIGLMDRPDHHGVMQTISIGADDPARGIATSGRHGRSFSLGIADAVTVLARTASQADAAATIIANAVDLPGHPAIMRCPANELQPDSDLGARPVTRDVGKLREEEIDDALRVGASRAQQLLVAGLIEGAALRLLGETVMVGAIGTKAEALPAFHRSAIERVAHG, encoded by the coding sequence ATGAAACGGCTCCCGCAAATGGCGCTTCTTCCTGACGGCAAGCGGCTGCATTTGCAGGACGGCCCGATCGACCTGATCATCGAGGCGAAGGGGACTGAGCGCGAGGTGCGCGCCGCCTACGAAGCTGCGGCACGGCGCTTCACCGGCCTGCTCGATGAGCTGTGTGGAGAGTTGGTCGAGTTGCGGACGGCTGCCGATCCGGCCCGATGCACGCTGAACGGCGTCGTCGCGCGCCGGATGCACGCAGCGGTCGCGCCGTTTGCGGCCGAGCATTTCATCACGCCGATGGCGGCGGTGGCGGGGAGCGTCGCGGAAGAAATTCTCGACGCGATGCTGGGCGCGGCGCGGCCTGATCGCGCCTACGTCAATAATGGCGGCGACATCGCTTTGTATCTGACCGGTGCCGAACAATTCACCATCGGGCTGATGGACCGGCCTGACCATCACGGCGTGATGCAGACCATCAGCATCGGTGCCGACGACCCGGCCCGCGGCATCGCGACCAGTGGGCGTCACGGCCGCAGTTTCTCGCTCGGCATTGCCGATGCCGTCACCGTGCTGGCGCGAACTGCGTCGCAGGCCGATGCCGCGGCCACCATCATCGCCAACGCCGTCGACCTGCCTGGCCATCCTGCCATTATGCGCTGTCCGGCCAACGAACTGCAGCCCGACAGTGACCTCGGCGCGCGCCCCGTCACCCGCGACGTCGGCAAGCTACGCGAGGAGGAAATCGACGATGCGTTGCGGGTGGGGGCGAGCCGGGCGCAACAATTGCTTGTCGCAGGATTGATCGAAGGTGCGGCCTTGCGTCTACTTGGCGAGACTGTGATGGTGGGAGCAATTGGGACCAAGGCGGAAGCGCTGCCGGCGTTTCATCGAAGCGCGATAGAGAGAGTGGCGCATGGTTGA
- the pncB gene encoding nicotinate phosphoribosyltransferase: MAVTDIASRTYNHGWRLDPIVRSLLDTDFYKLLMLQMIRDLYPAQRVTFSVINRSKQVRLAEIIDEGELRAQLDHARTIRFTKKELIWLAGNTFYGKTQMFSPDFIHWLANFRLPEYELNKVDGQYELHFHGPWTHTTMWEIPALAIMNELRSRQATKGQGRFVLDVLYARAKAKLWSKVERLRKLEGLRLSDFGTRRRHGHLWQRWCVEAVKEGLGPSFTGTSNVLLAMDNDLEAIGTNAHELPMVAAALANSDEELRWAPYRILDQWRHTYGGNLLIALPDAFGTKVFLRDAPDWVADWTGFRPDSAPPITAGEEIIKWWKQKGRDPKEKLLVFSDGMDVDSIEETYRHFTGRVRISFGWGTNLTNDFVGCAPDGSADLDPISLVCKVTSVDGRPAVKLSDNPEKATGTPSEIERYLRVFGNAGRVRTAVHV, from the coding sequence ATGGCAGTTACCGATATTGCATCCCGAACCTATAACCACGGCTGGCGGCTCGACCCGATCGTGCGCAGCCTGCTGGATACCGATTTCTACAAGCTGCTGATGCTGCAGATGATCCGCGATCTCTATCCGGCTCAGCGCGTCACCTTTTCCGTCATCAACCGAAGCAAGCAGGTTCGCCTCGCCGAGATCATCGACGAGGGCGAATTGCGCGCGCAACTCGACCACGCGCGCACCATTCGGTTCACCAAGAAGGAGCTGATCTGGCTCGCTGGTAATACGTTCTACGGCAAGACCCAGATGTTCTCGCCCGACTTCATCCACTGGCTCGCCAACTTCCGCCTGCCCGAATACGAGCTGAACAAGGTCGACGGCCAGTACGAGCTGCACTTCCACGGGCCGTGGACCCACACCACGATGTGGGAGATCCCGGCGCTCGCGATCATGAACGAGCTGCGGTCGCGGCAGGCGACCAAGGGACAGGGACGCTTCGTGCTCGACGTGCTCTATGCCCGCGCCAAGGCCAAGCTGTGGTCCAAGGTCGAGCGGTTGCGCAAGCTCGAAGGCCTGCGGCTCTCCGACTTCGGCACCCGCCGCCGTCACGGCCATCTCTGGCAGCGCTGGTGCGTCGAAGCGGTCAAGGAGGGTCTTGGCCCATCGTTCACCGGCACCTCCAACGTCTTGCTGGCGATGGACAACGACCTCGAAGCGATCGGCACCAACGCGCATGAACTGCCGATGGTCGCTGCCGCGCTCGCCAATTCGGACGAGGAACTGCGCTGGGCGCCCTATCGTATCCTCGACCAATGGCGCCATACCTACGGCGGCAACCTCTTGATCGCCCTGCCCGACGCCTTCGGCACCAAGGTGTTTTTGCGCGACGCGCCGGACTGGGTCGCCGACTGGACCGGATTTCGCCCGGACAGCGCGCCGCCAATCACCGCCGGCGAGGAGATTATCAAGTGGTGGAAGCAGAAGGGCCGCGATCCCAAGGAGAAGCTGCTCGTGTTCTCCGACGGCATGGATGTCGATTCCATCGAGGAGACCTACCGCCACTTCACCGGACGCGTTCGCATCTCCTTCGGCTGGGGCACCAACCTCACCAATGATTTCGTCGGCTGCGCGCCGGACGGATCGGCCGATCTCGATCCGATCTCGCTGGTCTGCAAGGTGACGTCGGTCGATGGCCGGCCCGCGGTCAAGCTGTCCGACAATCCCGAGAAAGCGACCGGCACGCCGTCCGAGATCGAGCGTTACTTGCGCGTGTTCGGTAATGCCGGGCGCGTCCGCACCGCCGTGCACGTCTGA
- a CDS encoding 6-hydroxynicotinate reductase: MTDATVAAGDKIRCDACPVMCYIKPGAAGACDRYANHNGELVRVDPHIVLERTVSHGGRLVPFQAGGDWDGKLVHEPSVFVTAIGAGTTYPDYKPAPFIVSSEVEGVDMVTVVTEGIFSYCGVKVKIDTDRYLGPETAAVRAEGEAIGHVTTSEYGSQMLSLGGVHHLTGGSKKEGRVTCDALMDLSNCKPVELTIDGGATVVVQAGRPPIVNGVAEERMRVGCGSATIGMFAKQWHGKVDEVVVVDDHITGVLSEHQAGKLLDIPDTGIKMKGRRSTPGRYFQVADPGTGWGGTNISDPLAVLGPFNPKEARPGLTMLMVSTTGEHAAYYELDEALRPIEKQMPPDLQFSVERIQENCEPALCTVLFMGGAGGSLRAGVTDNPVRLTRSVKDALTRVTSGGAPVYVWPGGGITFMVDVTQMPAGAFGYVPTPALVAPIEFTLKLSDYAALGGHMDHVRSLASLRENSEFRPMPFIPGRRA, from the coding sequence ATGACTGACGCTACCGTCGCCGCCGGCGACAAGATCCGCTGCGATGCCTGTCCGGTGATGTGTTACATCAAGCCGGGCGCGGCAGGCGCGTGCGATCGCTATGCCAACCACAATGGCGAGCTGGTGCGCGTCGATCCGCACATCGTGCTGGAGCGAACGGTGTCGCATGGCGGACGGTTGGTGCCGTTCCAGGCCGGCGGCGACTGGGATGGCAAGCTGGTCCACGAGCCCAGCGTGTTCGTCACCGCGATCGGCGCCGGCACCACCTATCCCGATTACAAGCCTGCTCCCTTCATCGTGTCGTCGGAAGTTGAAGGCGTCGACATGGTCACGGTCGTGACCGAAGGTATTTTCAGCTATTGCGGCGTCAAGGTGAAGATCGACACCGACCGCTATCTCGGTCCCGAGACGGCAGCGGTCCGCGCCGAGGGCGAAGCGATCGGTCATGTCACGACCAGCGAATACGGTTCGCAGATGCTGTCGCTCGGCGGCGTGCATCATCTAACCGGCGGTTCCAAGAAGGAGGGGCGCGTCACCTGCGATGCGTTGATGGACCTCTCCAACTGCAAGCCGGTGGAACTGACGATCGATGGCGGCGCCACGGTCGTAGTGCAGGCCGGCCGGCCGCCGATCGTCAACGGCGTTGCCGAAGAGCGCATGCGGGTGGGGTGCGGCTCGGCAACCATCGGCATGTTCGCCAAGCAATGGCACGGCAAGGTCGATGAGGTCGTGGTCGTCGACGACCACATTACCGGTGTTCTCAGCGAACATCAGGCTGGCAAGCTGCTCGATATTCCCGATACCGGGATCAAGATGAAGGGGCGGCGCTCGACCCCCGGCCGCTATTTCCAGGTTGCCGATCCCGGGACGGGATGGGGCGGCACCAATATTTCCGATCCGCTGGCGGTGCTGGGACCGTTCAATCCGAAGGAGGCGCGGCCGGGCCTCACCATGCTGATGGTTTCGACCACGGGCGAGCACGCGGCCTATTACGAGCTCGACGAGGCGCTGCGGCCGATCGAGAAGCAGATGCCGCCCGATCTGCAATTCTCCGTCGAACGGATCCAGGAGAATTGCGAACCGGCGCTGTGCACGGTGCTGTTCATGGGCGGTGCGGGCGGCTCGCTGCGCGCCGGCGTCACCGACAATCCGGTGCGGCTGACGCGATCGGTCAAGGACGCGCTGACGCGAGTCACCAGCGGCGGCGCGCCGGTTTATGTCTGGCCTGGCGGCGGCATCACCTTCATGGTCGACGTCACGCAGATGCCGGCGGGTGCATTCGGCTATGTGCCGACGCCGGCGCTGGTGGCGCCGATCGAGTTCACGCTGAAACTGTCCGACTACGCGGCGCTTGGCGGCCACATGGATCATGTGCGCTCGCTGGCTTCCTTGCGCGAGAACAGCGAATTCCGGCCGATGCCCTTTATCCCCGGACGGCGCGCATGA
- a CDS encoding alpha/beta fold hydrolase, producing the protein MQLSVNGADVFVATGGRPFDPSLPAVVMLHGAGFDHSTWALHSRWFAHHGYSVLAPDLPGHGRSGGSPLPTIADMADWTAALLDAAGAPKAKLIGHSMGSLIALETSARHPDKVSGLSLIGTAATMTVGPDLLKAAEVNNPDAIDMVSIWGLGFKAELGGSLAPGLWMHQGAQRVLQQTRPGVLYSDLNACNTYQNALAAAAQVKVPATFILGECDMMTPARAGKTLAAATPNSRTVVVPGAGHMIMAEAPDELLAALQQ; encoded by the coding sequence ATGCAGTTGTCCGTGAATGGTGCTGATGTCTTCGTTGCGACCGGGGGCCGTCCGTTCGATCCGTCGCTGCCCGCGGTGGTAATGCTGCACGGCGCCGGTTTTGATCATTCGACCTGGGCGCTGCACAGCCGCTGGTTCGCGCATCACGGCTATTCCGTGCTGGCGCCGGATCTGCCGGGGCACGGCCGCTCGGGCGGCAGCCCGCTGCCGACGATTGCCGACATGGCGGACTGGACCGCCGCGCTGCTCGATGCGGCCGGTGCGCCGAAGGCGAAGCTGATCGGTCACTCGATGGGATCGCTGATCGCGCTGGAGACATCCGCGCGGCATCCCGACAAGGTTTCCGGGCTCAGTTTGATAGGTACCGCCGCCACAATGACCGTCGGCCCCGACCTGCTCAAAGCCGCCGAGGTCAACAATCCCGATGCCATCGACATGGTCTCGATCTGGGGCCTCGGCTTCAAGGCCGAACTCGGCGGCAGCCTCGCGCCGGGACTGTGGATGCATCAGGGCGCGCAGCGCGTGCTGCAGCAGACGCGGCCGGGCGTGCTGTACAGCGATCTCAACGCCTGCAACACCTATCAGAATGCGCTCGCGGCCGCTGCGCAGGTCAAGGTGCCCGCGACCTTCATTCTCGGCGAGTGCGACATGATGACGCCAGCGAGGGCCGGCAAGACTCTTGCAGCGGCGACGCCGAATTCGCGCACCGTCGTCGTTCCCGGCGCCGGCCACATGATCATGGCCGAAGCGCCCGACGAGTTGCTGGCGGCGTTGCAACAGTAG